A window from Thermosipho africanus Ob7 encodes these proteins:
- the metK gene encoding methionine adenosyltransferase, with protein MKRLFTSESVTEGHPDKVADQISDAILDAMLEQDPKSRVAVETLVTTGIAIVSGEVTTRAYVDIQDIVRKTILDIGYTRAKYGFDGETCAVLSSIHSQSPDIALGVDKALEAKEGELIAEDELEQVGAGDQGMMFGYATNETKEYMPLPIMLSHKLAMKLSEVRKNGTLPFLRPDGKTQVTIEYDENDKPVRVDTVLISTQHEPDVTISEIKEALIKHVIDPIIPEELRDDKMKILVNPTGRFVLGGPSADTGLTGRKIIVDTYGGAVPHGGGAFSGKDPTKVDRSAHYFARYVAKNVVAAGLADKFMIQVAYAIGKAQPVSVMINTFGTAKTDEDKILKAILEIFDFRPGAIIKKLDLLRPIYKKTAAYGHFGRELEEFTWEKLDMVNELKKIL; from the coding sequence ATGAAAAGACTATTCACAAGTGAAAGCGTTACTGAAGGTCATCCAGACAAGGTAGCAGATCAAATTAGCGATGCTATCTTGGACGCGATGTTAGAACAAGACCCAAAGTCTAGGGTTGCTGTAGAAACACTAGTTACAACAGGTATTGCAATAGTTTCTGGTGAGGTAACAACAAGGGCATATGTTGATATTCAAGACATAGTAAGAAAAACTATTTTAGATATTGGTTATACCAGGGCAAAATATGGTTTTGATGGTGAAACATGTGCAGTATTGTCATCGATTCACAGTCAATCTCCAGATATTGCACTAGGTGTTGATAAAGCTCTTGAAGCTAAAGAAGGGGAATTAATAGCAGAAGATGAACTCGAACAAGTTGGAGCAGGAGATCAAGGAATGATGTTTGGTTACGCTACAAATGAAACAAAAGAATATATGCCACTTCCAATAATGCTTTCTCATAAGCTTGCTATGAAACTATCTGAAGTAAGAAAAAATGGTACACTTCCATTTTTAAGACCAGATGGAAAGACTCAAGTAACAATTGAATACGACGAAAACGACAAACCAGTAAGAGTCGATACTGTTTTAATTTCCACACAACATGAGCCTGATGTTACAATTTCAGAAATAAAAGAAGCATTAATTAAGCACGTAATTGATCCTATAATTCCAGAAGAACTTAGAGATGACAAAATGAAAATTTTAGTAAACCCCACTGGAAGATTTGTCCTAGGTGGTCCATCAGCAGATACAGGACTAACTGGAAGAAAAATTATCGTTGACACATACGGTGGTGCAGTACCTCACGGTGGAGGTGCCTTTAGTGGAAAAGATCCAACAAAGGTAGATAGATCCGCACACTATTTTGCAAGATACGTTGCTAAAAATGTTGTTGCAGCAGGTCTTGCAGACAAATTCATGATTCAAGTTGCTTATGCAATTGGAAAAGCACAACCAGTATCAGTAATGATCAATACCTTTGGAACTGCTAAAACTGATGAAGATAAAATTTTAAAAGCAATTCTTGAGATTTTTGACTTTAGACCAGGTGCAATAATCAAAAAATTAGATCTTTTAAGACCAATATACAAGAAAACTGCAGCTTATGGTCACTTTGGAAGAGAATTAGAGGAATTTACTTGGGAAAAATTAGATATGGTTAATGAACTTAAGAAAATTTTATAA
- a CDS encoding Rne/Rng family ribonuclease: MEKILVLNSIEDNLHYAIIENNKLVELFSDEEKKLTGNIYLGRVEKVVNALDAIFVNIGEKKNGFLRIKDIPENYYEYFSVKEIKEGSKILVQVKKDPTGTKGPQLTSNISIAGRYLVVFPFSNVNGVSKKIESEDERQRLYKIANEISNNNGFGVVIRTAAEGLDEKYIYSEAITLKEKLDDLLSNFKRKRKIQILYTEESLIDYILRERLTKEVTQIITNNIKHIEVIRKYLKIFPKRPKIEIIYGDSFEYTNVNKYFKELIKRTITLPSGGEIIIDKTEALTVIDVNSKHFTKSLNQQETAFKTNYEAVEEIFRQLRLRNIGGIVIIDFIDMNSEENKNKIIEKVNEEIKKDKSKIEIFGFTKLGLLELSRKRTIKSFFENYVSTCPVCGGSGFIQSPRFLLKEIFTKIENAPKEAKEVIIKLHPYMKNYIDKSELKKRKDLNYHIHFTHTDPKTFEITWKI, translated from the coding sequence ATGGAAAAAATTCTAGTATTAAATTCCATTGAAGATAACTTACATTATGCTATAATTGAAAACAATAAATTGGTAGAACTATTTTCAGACGAAGAAAAAAAACTAACTGGAAATATTTATCTTGGAAGAGTTGAAAAAGTTGTCAATGCTCTTGACGCAATTTTTGTAAACATAGGTGAAAAAAAGAATGGATTTTTGAGAATTAAAGATATACCTGAAAATTACTATGAATACTTTTCAGTGAAAGAAATTAAAGAAGGCTCTAAAATACTTGTCCAAGTTAAAAAAGATCCAACAGGCACAAAGGGGCCACAATTAACCTCTAACATAAGTATTGCTGGTAGATATTTAGTAGTTTTTCCTTTTTCAAATGTTAACGGAGTATCTAAAAAGATAGAATCAGAAGACGAACGGCAAAGGTTATACAAAATTGCAAATGAAATATCTAATAACAATGGATTCGGCGTAGTAATAAGAACTGCAGCCGAAGGATTAGATGAAAAATATATTTATTCTGAAGCAATCACTTTAAAAGAAAAACTTGATGATTTATTATCAAATTTTAAAAGAAAAAGAAAAATACAAATATTATATACCGAGGAAAGCTTAATAGATTATATATTACGTGAAAGATTAACCAAAGAAGTCACTCAGATAATTACAAATAATATAAAACATATAGAAGTTATAAGAAAGTATTTAAAAATATTCCCAAAAAGACCTAAAATAGAAATAATATATGGAGATAGTTTTGAATACACAAATGTAAATAAATATTTTAAAGAGCTAATTAAGAGAACTATAACCTTACCTTCCGGTGGGGAAATAATAATCGACAAAACGGAAGCATTAACAGTAATTGATGTAAACTCAAAACATTTTACAAAAAGTCTAAATCAACAAGAAACTGCATTTAAAACAAATTACGAAGCTGTTGAAGAAATATTTAGGCAACTTCGTTTAAGGAATATTGGAGGTATTGTAATTATAGATTTTATTGATATGAACAGTGAAGAAAATAAAAACAAAATAATTGAAAAAGTAAATGAAGAAATAAAAAAAGACAAAAGTAAAATTGAAATTTTTGGATTTACAAAACTTGGTCTATTGGAATTATCACGCAAGAGAACAATCAAATCATTTTTCGAAAATTATGTATCTACATGTCCAGTTTGTGGTGGTTCTGGTTTTATACAATCACCACGATTCCTTTTAAAAGAAATTTTTACTAAAATTGAAAACGCTCCAAAAGAAGCAAAAGAAGTAATTATTAAACTTCATCCATATATGAAAAATTATATAGATAAAAGTGAATTAAAAAAAAGAAAAGATTTAAACTATCATATTCATTTTACGCATACTGATCCTAAAACATTTGAAATTACTTGGAAAATATAA
- a CDS encoding DUF4941 domain-containing protein, whose protein sequence is MKKFIVAIVIFLLALNIFSEIIKFDNYTLNATNINFETVEEILEKYSKFLSTSEISTGTIGSFNYIEWEDKIIYFSKNVVVLGENALDNPNFDDIFNFFNIKYLKKENEYNFAEMVITKVEDFGSYLQFDYLGKNFIDIEATDNAINIISKGLIYFKDNLYEPGSILLTKNIDSSYKTELNILPKRTIVQFIKEYNIKNIIVKLFGEKIEKYDSKSFAIIFKDSNINAVFVPNYSPDFSGNDWKVFSISDKFGKLVSKKFNLKLFYVPFVQVPKDLPAIVIFTSQNSWKQISEFVEGELQ, encoded by the coding sequence TTGAAAAAATTTATTGTTGCTATAGTAATCTTTCTCCTAGCTTTAAATATCTTTTCAGAAATTATAAAATTTGATAATTATACATTAAATGCAACAAATATAAACTTTGAGACGGTCGAAGAAATTTTAGAAAAGTATTCTAAGTTTCTTTCAACAAGCGAAATTTCGACTGGAACAATTGGCTCATTTAATTACATCGAGTGGGAAGATAAAATTATCTATTTTTCTAAAAATGTAGTTGTCTTAGGAGAAAATGCGTTAGATAATCCAAATTTTGATGACATTTTCAATTTTTTTAATATAAAATACTTAAAAAAAGAAAATGAATATAACTTTGCTGAAATGGTAATAACAAAAGTAGAAGATTTTGGAAGTTATTTACAGTTTGATTATCTCGGCAAAAATTTTATTGATATTGAAGCAACTGATAATGCAATTAATATAATTTCAAAAGGTTTAATATATTTCAAGGATAATCTATACGAACCTGGAAGTATATTATTAACCAAAAATATTGATTCTTCATACAAAACTGAATTAAATATTTTACCTAAACGAACAATCGTGCAATTTATTAAAGAATACAATATTAAAAATATTATCGTAAAGCTTTTTGGCGAAAAAATTGAAAAGTACGATTCTAAAAGTTTTGCTATAATATTCAAAGATAGCAATATAAATGCTGTATTTGTACCAAACTACTCCCCGGATTTTTCCGGAAATGATTGGAAAGTTTTTTCGATATCAGATAAATTTGGAAAACTTGTTTCAAAAAAATTTAATTTAAAACTCTTTTATGTCCCATTTGTTCAAGTTCCAAAAGATCTCCCTGCTATTGTAATCTTTACTTCACAAAATAGCTGGAAACAAATTTCTGAATTTGTTGAAGGTGAGTTACAATGA
- the hflX gene encoding GTPase HflX, whose protein sequence is MKKSKALIIGLYKPSYTESFLELEELCETIGIKVVDKIFQKRNRPNPSFYIGKGLLEKVKEFFIRENIDYLVIDDNISHIQRRNIEKYLEKKVYDRTEIILEIFAKHAKTNEGRLQVEIARLKYLLPYLVGQGKELSRLGGGIGTRGPGEKSLEYSKRYIKNRIKKLESKLKKLESIRQVQRKKRNQSNIYKVSIVGYTNAGKTTLLSNLAKETLLSKNEMFTTLSPVSRRVLLPSGRYAIFSDTVGFIRNLHPLIIEAFHSTLEEINFSDLIIILVDVADKNFEEKLEIIDETLESINIAKIKTLLVFNKIDLCHKDYIKNLQRRFSNAVFISAKNKENISTLLHQVENLLQKEVKI, encoded by the coding sequence ATGAAGAAAAGTAAAGCATTAATAATAGGTTTATATAAACCTTCATATACCGAATCTTTTCTAGAGTTGGAAGAGTTGTGCGAAACTATAGGCATAAAAGTTGTAGATAAAATTTTTCAGAAAAGAAATAGACCTAATCCTTCTTTTTACATAGGAAAAGGATTATTAGAAAAAGTTAAGGAATTTTTCATACGTGAAAATATTGATTATTTGGTTATTGATGATAATATATCACATATTCAAAGAAGGAATATAGAAAAATATCTTGAAAAAAAAGTTTATGATAGAACCGAGATTATATTGGAAATCTTTGCAAAACATGCAAAAACAAATGAGGGAAGATTACAAGTTGAAATTGCAAGATTAAAGTATTTGTTGCCATACCTTGTCGGACAGGGGAAGGAACTTTCAAGATTAGGTGGAGGTATAGGAACAAGAGGGCCAGGAGAAAAAAGCTTAGAATATTCAAAAAGATATATTAAAAATAGAATTAAAAAGTTAGAAAGCAAGTTAAAAAAACTTGAATCTATTAGGCAAGTTCAACGAAAAAAGAGAAATCAAAGCAATATTTACAAAGTTTCTATAGTTGGTTATACTAATGCCGGAAAAACTACATTATTATCAAATTTAGCCAAGGAAACTTTGTTGTCAAAAAATGAAATGTTTACAACTCTTTCGCCCGTTTCACGAAGAGTATTACTTCCAAGTGGTAGATATGCAATTTTTTCTGACACAGTTGGTTTCATAAGAAATCTACACCCTTTAATAATAGAAGCTTTTCATTCAACTTTAGAAGAAATAAATTTTTCAGACTTGATAATAATTTTAGTTGATGTAGCTGATAAAAACTTCGAAGAAAAATTAGAAATAATTGATGAAACGCTTGAATCAATAAACATAGCTAAAATAAAGACTTTACTAGTATTCAACAAAATCGATTTATGCCATAAAGATTATATTAAAAATTTGCAAAGAAGATTTTCAAATGCAGTTTTTATATCTGCAAAAAACAAAGAAAACATATCAACACTCTTACATCAAGTAGAAAATTTACTACAGAAGGAGGTCAAAATTTAA
- a CDS encoding nucleoside kinase translates to MERIELTFKDDGKKITVEKGTTLERFVDEYEKYYESPIVAAKFNNSIVELFRPIIRPGEVEFLDINSTDGFRIYQRGLLFILKHTLKKLYPDYTLKVSHSVGKAIYCELKSKDNKKILSESEIKKVKDEMMKLINENKKFIKLELLKSEALKLFEELGFNDKVSLLKYRKKKTVKVYKVDDNFDYFYGYMPLSTGILKYFDLAKYEEGFVLILPTFKDKKPIIEFKPLPKLSAVFLEYEKWLEIMNIDSVGDLNDLIARGERSVTDLIIMSEALHEKRIAFIAEEIKKRKNVRLILIAGPSSSGKTTFSKRLMVQLRASGLRPVTISLDDYFVDRERTPLDENGKPDFEALEAIDIELFNKNLLDLFEGKTVEIPKFDFTTGKRKEKGTLMKISKDQPIIVEGIHGLNPKLTSLIPEELKFKIYASALTQLNLDNTNRIHTTDTRLLRRIVRDSKFRAHDALATLKMWPSVRRGEDRNIFPHQENADIMFNSALVYEIAVLKIFAEPLLIAVPDDVPESTEATRLLKILDYFLPITNIEDIPRTSLIREFIGRSVFKY, encoded by the coding sequence ATGGAAAGAATCGAATTAACATTTAAAGATGATGGAAAAAAAATTACCGTTGAAAAAGGAACAACGCTAGAAAGATTTGTAGACGAATATGAAAAATACTACGAATCTCCAATAGTTGCCGCCAAATTTAACAATTCTATAGTCGAGTTGTTTAGGCCTATTATTAGACCTGGCGAAGTTGAATTCTTAGATATAAACTCAACAGATGGCTTTAGAATATATCAAAGAGGATTGCTGTTCATTTTAAAACATACTTTAAAAAAACTTTACCCTGATTATACTCTAAAAGTATCGCATAGCGTAGGAAAAGCTATATATTGCGAATTAAAGTCAAAAGATAATAAAAAAATACTCTCTGAGAGCGAAATTAAAAAAGTAAAAGATGAAATGATGAAACTAATAAATGAAAACAAAAAATTTATTAAGCTTGAACTTTTAAAATCAGAAGCTTTAAAATTATTTGAAGAACTTGGATTTAATGACAAAGTAAGTTTATTAAAATATAGAAAGAAAAAAACAGTAAAAGTATATAAAGTTGATGATAATTTTGATTACTTCTACGGCTATATGCCTTTAAGTACTGGAATATTAAAATATTTTGATCTTGCAAAATATGAAGAAGGATTTGTTTTGATTTTACCAACATTCAAAGACAAAAAACCGATAATCGAATTTAAACCTCTACCCAAACTTTCAGCAGTATTTTTAGAATATGAAAAATGGTTAGAAATTATGAATATAGATAGTGTTGGAGACTTAAACGATTTAATTGCAAGAGGAGAAAGAAGTGTTACTGATTTAATAATAATGTCAGAAGCATTGCACGAAAAAAGAATAGCCTTCATTGCTGAAGAAATCAAAAAGAGAAAAAATGTAAGATTAATTCTAATCGCTGGACCATCTTCAAGTGGAAAAACTACCTTTTCAAAAAGACTCATGGTTCAATTGCGCGCAAGCGGGCTAAGGCCTGTTACAATTTCCTTAGATGATTATTTTGTAGATAGGGAAAGAACTCCGCTTGATGAAAATGGAAAGCCTGACTTTGAAGCTTTGGAAGCAATAGATATTGAATTATTTAATAAAAATCTCCTTGATTTATTTGAAGGAAAAACTGTTGAAATACCAAAATTCGACTTTACTACGGGTAAAAGAAAAGAAAAAGGTACTTTAATGAAAATATCTAAAGATCAACCAATAATTGTTGAAGGTATACATGGTTTAAATCCAAAATTAACAAGCTTAATACCAGAAGAATTAAAATTTAAAATTTATGCAAGCGCTCTAACACAATTAAATTTAGATAATACAAATAGAATCCATACCACTGATACCAGACTTCTTAGAAGAATAGTTAGAGATAGCAAATTTAGAGCTCATGATGCTCTTGCAACTCTAAAAATGTGGCCAAGCGTTAGAAGAGGCGAAGATAGAAATATCTTTCCACATCAAGAAAATGCGGATATAATGTTCAACAGTGCTCTTGTATATGAGATAGCTGTATTAAAGATATTTGCTGAACCTTTGCTTATAGCGGTTCCTGATGATGTTCCAGAAAGTACTGAAGCAACAAGACTTTTAAAAATTCTTGATTACTTCTTGCCAATTACTAATATTGAAGATATTCCAAGAACTTCTCTTATAAGAGAATTTATTGGAAGGAGTGTGTTTAAATATTGA
- the hfq gene encoding RNA chaperone Hfq, with product MAEKFNLQDRFLNILRTNKIPVKVYLVNGFQTKGIIRSFDNFTMLLENGSQQNLIYKHAVSTIMPESFVKLTKQQNEESENEEK from the coding sequence ATGGCAGAAAAATTTAATTTACAAGACAGATTTTTAAACATTCTAAGAACTAACAAAATACCAGTTAAAGTTTACTTGGTTAATGGTTTTCAAACTAAAGGAATTATAAGATCCTTTGATAATTTTACAATGCTTTTGGAAAATGGTAGCCAACAAAATTTAATTTATAAACATGCAGTTAGTACAATTATGCCAGAAAGTTTTGTCAAACTAACTAAGCAACAAAACGAAGAATCTGAAAATGAAGAAAAGTAA
- a CDS encoding GerMN domain-containing protein, producing MKRIITLLFILIASFTLVASKIAFIENNGIILLEVGEFSSNKVVAVQEIFEKFSKVKLSGNQKNFVPQGILNAYYFVDTALIIDLNSKNIQNYSSEEEIFLLLQILYSLFENINGIDRIYILVDGKQSEIFIRSVNIYFSFPKDLYKTKKGD from the coding sequence ATGAAAAGGATAATTACATTACTTTTTATACTTATAGCTTCTTTTACATTAGTTGCTTCAAAAATTGCTTTTATTGAAAATAATGGTATAATTCTTTTAGAAGTAGGCGAATTTTCTTCAAATAAGGTTGTAGCTGTACAAGAAATTTTTGAAAAATTTTCAAAAGTTAAATTAAGTGGCAATCAAAAAAACTTTGTACCTCAAGGCATTTTAAATGCTTACTATTTTGTTGATACAGCATTAATAATTGATCTAAATTCTAAAAATATACAAAATTACAGCAGTGAAGAAGAAATCTTTCTATTATTACAAATTCTATATTCACTTTTTGAAAACATAAATGGTATTGATAGAATTTATATATTAGTTGATGGAAAACAAAGTGAAATTTTTATTAGGAGCGTTAATATTTATTTTTCTTTTCCAAAAGATTTATATAAAACTAAAAAGGGGGATTAA
- a CDS encoding M23 family metallopeptidase has product MKKTVAFILLILITLSFSNFIPPVDDSYITSSFAEFRSTGNLPHFHGGIDFSTFSKEGIPIKAIYEGYVVRVELNDPIYGNVIVLQHPNGYRSLYAHLSNFNYTIENIIKSLQEEFQNQKIVINFPDNEIKFSQGDIIAYSGKTGEAVKPHCHLEIRNSDETLMFDPIDFLNVQAPNGEIILKELIINGKSYNYTEGETYSFKGEYPKIEINSYLFVNNNLLGLKEIKLYIANKLVYDILLDEVSKEEFYKPYIVYSKDSIAAGYIYKTYYKLYPEILGGPIKVNNFPTLNTNTDFFQVRIEAYDPWKRVKEFTFNLKRER; this is encoded by the coding sequence ATGAAAAAAACAGTCGCGTTTATTCTTTTAATATTAATCACTTTATCATTTTCAAATTTTATTCCACCGGTAGATGATAGTTATATTACTTCTTCCTTTGCTGAATTCAGAAGCACGGGTAATTTACCACATTTTCATGGGGGAATTGATTTCAGCACATTTTCGAAAGAAGGTATACCAATCAAAGCAATTTATGAAGGCTATGTTGTTAGAGTTGAATTAAATGATCCTATCTACGGAAACGTTATTGTTTTACAACATCCTAACGGTTATAGATCTTTATATGCACATCTCAGTAATTTTAATTATACAATCGAAAATATTATAAAAAGTTTACAAGAAGAATTTCAAAACCAAAAAATTGTTATTAATTTTCCAGATAATGAAATTAAATTTTCACAAGGTGATATTATTGCATATTCAGGAAAAACAGGTGAAGCTGTAAAGCCTCATTGTCATCTTGAAATAAGAAATAGTGATGAAACGTTAATGTTTGATCCTATTGATTTTTTAAATGTTCAAGCTCCAAATGGTGAAATAATTTTAAAAGAACTAATTATAAATGGGAAAAGTTATAACTACACTGAAGGTGAAACTTATTCCTTTAAAGGAGAATATCCTAAAATTGAAATAAATTCTTATTTATTTGTTAACAATAATTTGCTTGGTCTTAAAGAAATAAAGCTTTACATTGCAAACAAACTAGTGTATGATATATTACTTGATGAAGTATCAAAAGAAGAATTTTATAAACCATACATTGTTTATTCAAAAGATTCAATTGCAGCAGGGTATATATACAAAACATATTATAAACTTTATCCGGAGATACTTGGTGGACCAATTAAAGTTAATAATTTTCCAACTCTAAATACAAATACAGACTTTTTCCAAGTAAGAATTGAAGCTTATGACCCATGGAAAAGAGTTAAAGAATTTACATTTAACCTTAAACGGGAGAGATAG